The sequence ATTTGCTTGGCATAGCGATGTTTTTCCTATCTCGCGTAGGCGGCTGCTTGTATCTTATAAATAACATCGCTGATGGCGAATTTATACAAAATGCTAGAAAACAGCTATTTATCAACACCGTGCTATTCTTGCCATTTTTCCTAGGCTTTCTTGCTTGGGTGCTTACAAAAGATGGCTTTGTATACGACGCAAACGGCGTAGTTAGCCTTATGCCTTACAAATATGCTATAAATTTGATCGAAATGCCTATCGTTGGCATATTGCTTCTTGTTGGCGTTGTTTTGGTACTTGTTGGAATTTTCCAAGGGGCATTTACAAAAAGTATTCGTGGAATTTTTGCTTACGGCCTTGGTGTAACACTGGCCGTGACTGCACTATTTTTAATAACTGGCCTAAATGGCACTGCATTTTATCCATCATTTAGCGACCTTGCTAGCTCGCTAACTATCAAAAATGCAAGCTCTAGCCACTACACACTTGGCGTTATGGCCTATGTTAGCTTACTAGTGCCAGTAGTGCTTGCTTATATCATCGTCGTCTGGAGAGCGATAGATAGCAAGAAGATCACGCAAGACGAGATCAAAAACGATCATCACGCATACTAAGGATAAAAGATGTTAGAAGCAGGAATTTTTTTGATACTTTGGCCAGTGACACTATTTGCTAGCTACAAATTTGTTCTTTTTTCTCTTAAGAAATTTGACGCAAATAACTAAAATTTAGGGGCATTTGCTCCTAAATTCTTCTTTTCATTTTTACCCTTTAAAACGACTCTTTTATAAATTTACTTAAGCCACTTTTCATATATGCGTTAGTTTTGTGTGAAATTTGGGTAGTAAGATATCATTAAATTTTATTAAAGGAGCAAAAATGAGCAAGAATTTCTTAGGTTCTGTTGCCCTTGCGGCTGTTTTGGTTAGTGGTCTTAGTATAGGCATCACGCCACTAGAGGCTGGAGTCCTGGCTCATCACGTAAAGGTTCAAGGCGAGCTTGGATCAGTCTTTATAAATCCATATGACGTATCGCCTCTAACTGCTATCATTGATAGAGCTGGCAAAGACATCAAAGATATCCACGTCAAAGTAAAAGGCAAGCCAGATGGAGGCATCGACATCGACTACAACGTCTCAGAGCATGCTTTGCTTACGCATGATGGTGTGCCTATTTGGGGCCTTTATCCTGACTATCTAAACGAGGTCGTGCTTAGCTACACATTTAATGGAGCTAAAAAGGTAGAAACATATAAAATTTACGCCCAGCCTATCGTCACATATAGCCGTGATTTTAGATTTTCTCACATGCAAAAGACTCGCGTAAAAAAGGTCGATCCTGCCTTTAAGAACAGGCTCTATCTCATAAATAACACGATCACAAGCGTCTATAAACCGCTTGATTGGAAAAATGGCGGAGCTGCTAGTTGGAATGACTTTACCGAAAACTACATCGTAGACACCAAAGGTGAGGTTAGATGGTATCTTGACTATCAAAAATTTTACGACCGCAGCGAGAGAAGAGTGATGGATGGGGGCATGATGATGGGCTTTCATCAGCTCAAAAATGGCGATATCAGCTTTGGTATGGCTCAAAGATATCTAAGATATGACCTTATGGGAAAAGAAATTTATAACCGCCCGCTTCCAAGAGGCTACATCGATCTAAGCCATGAAGTTATGCCATTAAAGGATGATCACGCACTTCTTAGGGTTGGCAAATACAACTACCACCACAAAGATGGCAAAATTTCTCACACTATAAGAGATCACATCATTGAGGTCGATAGCACCGGTAAAGTGGTCGAAGAGTGGGATCTAAATGAAATTTTTGGCAACAATGTCTACCGTAGCAACCTCATAAAAGCGCTTGATGCTAGAGCTGTTTGCCTAAACATCGACATGGACGCAAAGGAGATAAAGATAAGTAATGATCTACCATTTGGCGATATCACCTCTACTGGCACAGGTAGAAACTGGGCTCACGTCAATTCGATCTCGTATGACGAGAGCGACGATAGCATTATCCTCTCACTTCGCCACCAAGGTATCGTAAAGATAGGACGTGGCAAGAAAGTAAAATGGATATTGGCTTCGCCTGAGGGCTGGAGTGAAGAATTTAAAGCCAAAGTGCTAACTCCAGTCGATAGCAAAGGCAATAAGATAAAATGCGAAAACTCAAAATGCGAGGGCGAATTTGACTGGTCATGGACTCAGCACACCGCATGGCTAACACCAAGATATGACAACAAAGGCAGCATAAAACACCTAAGCGTATTTGACAATGGCGATGCAAGAGGCATGGAGCAGCCAGCCTTTAAAGAGGATAAATACTCACGTGCAGTTGAATATAAGATAGATGAGAAAAAGGGTACGGTTGAACAAACTTGGCAGTTTGGTAAGGAGCGTGGCTTTGACTTTTATAGTGCAGTTACTAGCAACGTCGAGTGGCAAAAAGATAAAAATACCTACTTCATCTCAAGCTCAAACGTAAATTTGCTTAAGCCAGATAAGACTATCAAAATGGTTTTAGTTGAGATCGATCCAAATACAAATGAGATCAAATTTGAGATGGATGTGGACTCTGCTTCAAGAGATGATGTTGCTTATAGGGCGATGGTTATTGATCCGGAGGTATTTAGTTATTAGCAGTATCTGGTGTGAGATTTTTCTCGCACCAGCTTTTAGTTGTTGTTTTGAAATTTATAGATTGCTTCTTTGATTCTAGTAAGGTTAAAATTTATCGCTCGCTCTAGTTCTGGCAAGTCTATATCTTTATCCGCTTCAAACACTTTTACCATTTCGCTTAGCTCTTTTGTCTCATCACTTTCAAGAACTGTGCTTTTAAAATTATCATCGTCTATCTGGTCAAATTTTAAAAAGATCGATGCAAATTTATCTTTCAAAATTTCTTTATTTAGCTTTCTATTTTCCAAAGCTTTCTTTGTTCCACCATTTTTATTACAGGTTCTAAATATAGAATCTATTGTTTCATTCACTTCATCAAGTAAAATTTCTGTTTTTTCACTTTGCATATAAAACTCTCTTAACTATAAATTAAATTTAAAATAAAAGCTAAATCGCTCTTGTTTTGGAGATTAGAAGTTGTTTTACTTCTTCGCGTAAAAAGGAAAAATTAAAGTTGTATTTGTGAAGTTATTTTCATAAAAGTTTGCGCCAGAATTTAAAATTTTAGTTTGCATTGGCATCACTTTTATGCCCTCTATTTTTACGATCATTTTCTCATCCTTGTTAAAAAATTTTATCGCATTGTATAAATTTTCATAAGTCTTGTAAATTGTACCAAGGTACAATAAAGCCCTATAAATCAATATTTATAACACATTGATAATATTTTTACGTTATTATTTTGCATACTGCTTTGATTAAAATTACCGAAATTTCGTAGCTATTTAGCTCATCCTTTTTGACTAAATTTTAAAAATTTAATGTGTTATTTATGTAATAAAAAAATTTTTAAATTTGCAAAATTTTTTTAAAATCTTTGATACTTTATATGTGATAAAATCCTCTCAAATTTTAAAAAAGGATCAAATTTGAGAAGCGATATAATCAAAAAAGGCTACACAAGAGCCCCACACCGCTCACTTTTACGTGCGACTGGGCTAAAAGACGATGACTTTGCTAAACCCTTTATCGGCGTTGCAAACAGCTTTATAGAGATCATTCCAGGGCACTTTTTCTTAAACAAATACGCACAAATTTTAAAAGATGAAATTCGCAAAAATGGCTGTATTCCATTTGAGTTTAACTGTATCGGCGTAGATGATGGCATCGCGATGGGGCATGGAGGCATGCTATATAGCTTGCCTAGCCGCGAGATCATCGCAAACTCGATAGAAACCGTGATGAACGCTCATGCACTTGACGCACTTGTTTGTATGCCAAACTGCGACAAGATCGTCCCTGGCATGGTTATGGGTGCTTTAAGGGTCAATGTCCCAACCGTGTTTGTAAGCGGTGGCCCAATGAAAAAGGGCTACACAAAAGATGGCAAGCCGATTGATCTTGCGACTGCGTTTGAGGCGGTTGGTAAATTTGAGACCAAAGAGATAGACGAAGCCGAGCTAAGAGATATCGAGTGCAATGCATGTCCAAGCGGTGGCAGCTGTAGCGGTATGTTTACAGCAAATTCTATGAACACGCTTTGTGAAGCGATGGGTATAGCGCTCCCTGGCAACGGCACCATCCTGGCGCTAACTCCAGAGCGTGAGGAGCTCATCAGGCAAGCTGCTCGTAGAATTTGCCAGATCGCCCTTGATGAGAAATTTAAGATAAGAAACATACTAAATGAAAAGGCGATCCGCAACGCTCTTGTCGTTGATATGGCAATGGGTGGTAGCAGCAACACCGTCCTTCACATGCTAGCTATCTCAAGAGAAGCTGGCGTAAATTTAGACATCAAAGAGCTAAATAAGATCAGCCAAAACATCGCTCACATCGCTAAGATCAGCCCAAGCTTGCCAAATGTGCATATGGAGGATATCGGCAGAGCTGGTGGTATGAATGCAGTGATAAAAGAAATTTCACGCAGAGATAATGGCATGCTAAATTTAGACAATCTCACAGTTAGTGGCGAAACTCTGGGAGAGCGCGTAAAGATAAGTGACATCAAAGATGAGAGTATCATTCACAAAGTAGAAAACGCCTATTCGCAAGTTGGCGGACTTGCCATTTTGTTTGGAAATTTAGCCAAGCAAGGCTGTGTCATCAAGACAGCTGGCATCGTTGGCGAGCGTAAATTTAGCGGCAAAGCAGTCTGCTTTAACTCACAAGACGAAGCTATAGCTGGCATTTCAAGTGGTAAAGTAGATAAAGGCGATGTCGTCGTCATCCGCTACGAAGGCCCGCGCGGAGGCCCTGGTATGCAAGAGATGCTAAGCCCTACCTCACTCATCATGGGACGAGGCCTTGGCGCAGACGTGGCTCTCATCACAGATGGTCGCTTTAGCGGAGCGACAAGGGGTCTAAGCATCGGTCACGTAAGTCCAGAAGCAGCTGAAGGCGGCATGATAGGCTTGCTACAAGACGGCGATATCATCGATATAGACGTCGATAAATACGAGATAAACGTTCGCCTAAGCGAAGCCGAGATCGCAAAGAGAAGAGCAGAATTTAAGCCAATTGATAAACCGCTAACATCTCGCTGGTTAAGGCAATACCGCAAACTAGTCACAAACGCAAGCAACGGAGCGGTGTTAGAAGCATAAAAATTTATCACAAAAGCAAGGAGTGGCCTCTTTGCTTTTTGTAAAACTATTAAAATTTCTTCATTTTTTAAGGATACTAAATGCAACAAGATTTCTATTTTTATGCTGCCATATTTTTAGGAGTACTATTTTTGATTGCGATATTTGTCATCTATTCATTTAATAGAGACAAACTCGAGCTAAAAAGAAATTTGGCGCAAAAAGAGCAAGAAAATTTTGAAATTTCATCAAATCTAACAAATTTAGTATCTAAAAATAGTGAAAATCTGCAGCTAATCAGTGAGCAAAAAGCAAGACTTATGTCAAATCACGAGCGAATAGACGAGCTCATCGGCGAGATCGATGCGCTAAAAACCAAAATAGCCCAAAAAGATGAAGCCGAAGACGCGATGGAGCGCGTGATAAACGAGCTTAAAGAGAGTATCGGTACAGCAAATGAAAGAGCCAAGAATAATGAGGCAAATTTCACTGCAACTCTAGCTGAGCTAAATCAAAATAAAAATGCTTTAACTGAAGCAAATGAGAGAGAAAATAGATTAAAACGTGATATGGCTGTGCTTAGAAATGAAATAGAAGCAAAAGAAAATAGCCTAAAAGAGCAGGAGACAAATTTATTAAAAGTAAAAAATGAATTAAATTTGGAATTTTCTAATCTTGCAAATAAAATATTTGAAGAAAAAAGTGCAAATTTCACACAAAATAGCCAAAATTCTTTAGATCTTTTACTAAAGCCATTAAAGGAGCAAATTTCAACCTTTCAAGAGCGCGTAAATGCAGTCCACGACGAATCAGTTAAAGGCATGAGCGCGCTAGGAACGCAGATTAAGCACATAAGTGAGATTGGTATCTCAATGTCAAAAGAGGCAAACTCGCTAGCCACTGCACTAAAAGGTAGCAATAAAACACTTGGTAACTGGGGCGAAATACAGCTTGAACGCACATTTGAGGCTTCTGGACTTATAAAAGATGAGCATTACTTGACACAACAAAATTTCAAGAACGAAGAAGGCAAACGTCTTATTCCTGATTTTATAGTAAAGATACCAGATGGCAAGCATCTAATAGTTGATTCTAAAGTCTCACTTATAGCTTACGAAAAGGCTATCACAGCCAGCAATGAAGAGGAGCTAAATTTAGCATTGAAAGAGCATATTGCTTCTATGAAAAATCACATAGATAGTTTAAATAGCAAAAATTACGGTGAAATCGTACCTGATAGCCCTGATTTTGTATTGATGTTTATACCAATTGAGCCGGCATATATCGAGGCTATAAAATTTGATAGTTCACTTTTTGACTATGCGTTTCAAAAGCACGTAATACTAGTATCTCACACTACGCTTATGCCTATTCTTCGCACAGTGGCAAATTTATGGCGCATAGAGCGTGGCAATGAAGAGGCCAAAAATATCGTAAAGAGTGCGATTAAAATTTATGATAAAGTCCGCAATGTGGCCGAGCACATGAATAGGCTTAGCAATACACTAAATACTGCAAATAAACATTTTAACGCCCTTGCATCAAGTTTTAGTGGTAGAGATGGTCTTGTTAGTAGACTTGAAAATTTTAAACGCTTGTCTCCAGACGAGCAAAAAGATATAGAAGTAAAAGAGATCAGCGTAAATAACGAATTAGAAAAAGAGGATTAGGATATGGCTAGAAAAACTAGCCATAAAATTTATTTTAAAAGACCTTGTTTTTTCATTTGATCCATTACTTGAGCAAACATCTCTTTAGCTTGTTTGCAAGTAGCGTCTTGTTGCTCTTTTGGAAGTGCAGCAAGTTGTTTCATAGATTGTGCTTTTTGATCTTCATACATTTTTACTTGTTGCTCTTGACCAGCTTGTTTGTAAGCTTCGACCATTTTGTCGATGTCTGAGAAGTAAGACTTGCAAGTATCTGTAAGATCTGCAGCGTTTAGGCTTAGTGCAAAGCCAAGAGTAGCTAAAACTAAAAGTGATTTTTTCATCTCTTTCTCCTTGTGAAAATTTAAGGAGATTATATAACTTTTTTATTTTAAATAGATTTAAATTTATTAAATTTAGCCAAGACAAGCGCCTTGGCTAAAATTTTGGCTTTTTAGCCTAAGAATTCGCGCTTAAAATACTCTTTTGGAGCTTTGCAAAGTGGGCAAGCGCCTGGAGCTTTTTTGCCTCTGTGAACGTGTCCGCACACTTCGCAAACCCAGATATCCTCTTCATCGCTCTCAAAAAAGCCCTCTTCATCAAGCATCTTTTTAAGCTCTAGATACTCCCTCTCATGCTCAACCTCAACCTTGCCGATCGCGTTAAATAGCCTTTCAACATCTCTTAGCTCTTCTTCTTTTGCGATCTTTGCAAAGTCTGGATACATCGTCGTATGCTCGTAGTTTTCGCCAGCTGCAGCGTCAAGTAAATTTTTATCCATCTTATCGATCGGATCGTTCATCATCTCGTGATATTTCTTAAATTCAGCCCTTGCGTGCCATTTTTCGTTTTCAGCTGCCTCGTAAAAGTGTCTAGCTATCGCGTGATAGCCTGCTTCTTTAGCTAGGTCGCCGTAAAGCTCATACTTGTTTCTAGCTTGTGACTCGCCAGCAAATGCCTTCATCAAATTTACCGCTGTTAAATTTTCAGTGATGCATTTCATCTCTTCGCCACAACAGGTTAGTCTGCCGCCGCCAACCTTTTGCACCTCGATCTCGTTGCCGCATTTTTCGCATTTGTATGTTTCGTACTGTCTCATTTTGACTCCTATTTTGATAAATTTTGAGTGGATTATAACCAAATAATTAAAATAAGTAAATAATAATTTTTATTGATAACGTATATTATTATTTTATTTTTTGCATAAAATTTGTGTGAGTTTTGTTACAAATGGAGAAACTAGCAAAAGCACAGGATAAGCTACTACAAAGGCTTTTACGTAGGCGATTAGCCAAATTTTAACAAAGCCATCAATAAAACCAAGGTTTAGATATGTCAGCACAAATGACATAAAAAACGCCATAAATGCTGACATTATAAACGCAAAAACATATTTATAAAATTTTGCTGGTATCATGAAATTTTACCTATCAGCTCGCCTAGCCTCTTTGCATGATCAAGCGCCTTTTCCTTCATCAAAGCAAGCTTTGCCTCATCGTGCCTGCTCTGATATGATAGCCCTCCGCTATAAACATAGCCTGCAAACTCCATGCCACACATATTTGCTAATGCCTTAAGTGGCGGCAAAAACTCCTCTATCTCGTAGCGCTGAAGTGCCTCTTTTTTATAAAGCTCCTCAGGCGCGCCAGAGGTAAATGAAAGCACCAGCTTCTTGCCACGTAGCTTATCTCC comes from Campylobacter concisus and encodes:
- the cydB gene encoding cytochrome d ubiquinol oxidase subunit II, yielding MMHSLSLENLQIYWWFIVSLLGGLLVFMMFVQGGQSLIFSLGKDELKKDMLINSIGRKWELTFTTLVMFGGACFAAFPLFYATSFGGAYWVWLAILFCFIIQAVSYEYRKKPDNFLGARTYEIFLFINGSLGVILIGMAVSTFFSGSDFVLNEHNFVEWKTPFRGLEALANPYLYLLGIAMFFLSRVGGCLYLINNIADGEFIQNARKQLFINTVLFLPFFLGFLAWVLTKDGFVYDANGVVSLMPYKYAINLIEMPIVGILLLVGVVLVLVGIFQGAFTKSIRGIFAYGLGVTLAVTALFLITGLNGTAFYPSFSDLASSLTIKNASSSHYTLGVMAYVSLLVPVVLAYIIVVWRAIDSKKITQDEIKNDHHAY
- a CDS encoding aryl-sulfate sulfotransferase: MSKNFLGSVALAAVLVSGLSIGITPLEAGVLAHHVKVQGELGSVFINPYDVSPLTAIIDRAGKDIKDIHVKVKGKPDGGIDIDYNVSEHALLTHDGVPIWGLYPDYLNEVVLSYTFNGAKKVETYKIYAQPIVTYSRDFRFSHMQKTRVKKVDPAFKNRLYLINNTITSVYKPLDWKNGGAASWNDFTENYIVDTKGEVRWYLDYQKFYDRSERRVMDGGMMMGFHQLKNGDISFGMAQRYLRYDLMGKEIYNRPLPRGYIDLSHEVMPLKDDHALLRVGKYNYHHKDGKISHTIRDHIIEVDSTGKVVEEWDLNEIFGNNVYRSNLIKALDARAVCLNIDMDAKEIKISNDLPFGDITSTGTGRNWAHVNSISYDESDDSIILSLRHQGIVKIGRGKKVKWILASPEGWSEEFKAKVLTPVDSKGNKIKCENSKCEGEFDWSWTQHTAWLTPRYDNKGSIKHLSVFDNGDARGMEQPAFKEDKYSRAVEYKIDEKKGTVEQTWQFGKERGFDFYSAVTSNVEWQKDKNTYFISSSNVNLLKPDKTIKMVLVEIDPNTNEIKFEMDVDSASRDDVAYRAMVIDPEVFSY
- the rmuC gene encoding DNA recombination protein RmuC translates to MQQDFYFYAAIFLGVLFLIAIFVIYSFNRDKLELKRNLAQKEQENFEISSNLTNLVSKNSENLQLISEQKARLMSNHERIDELIGEIDALKTKIAQKDEAEDAMERVINELKESIGTANERAKNNEANFTATLAELNQNKNALTEANERENRLKRDMAVLRNEIEAKENSLKEQETNLLKVKNELNLEFSNLANKIFEEKSANFTQNSQNSLDLLLKPLKEQISTFQERVNAVHDESVKGMSALGTQIKHISEIGISMSKEANSLATALKGSNKTLGNWGEIQLERTFEASGLIKDEHYLTQQNFKNEEGKRLIPDFIVKIPDGKHLIVDSKVSLIAYEKAITASNEEELNLALKEHIASMKNHIDSLNSKNYGEIVPDSPDFVLMFIPIEPAYIEAIKFDSSLFDYAFQKHVILVSHTTLMPILRTVANLWRIERGNEEAKNIVKSAIKIYDKVRNVAEHMNRLSNTLNTANKHFNALASSFSGRDGLVSRLENFKRLSPDEQKDIEVKEISVNNELEKED
- a CDS encoding DUF2798 domain-containing protein; translation: MSAFMAFFMSFVLTYLNLGFIDGFVKIWLIAYVKAFVVAYPVLLLVSPFVTKLTQILCKK
- a CDS encoding NAD(P)H-dependent oxidoreductase; translated protein: MSEILVVSGHTDLENSFANKIILSELKKQVPEAKFDILSELYKNYVIDVKAEQEKLVKTDVIVLVYPFFWYGVPSLLQKWFEDVLVHGFSHGSSGDKLRGKKLVLSFTSGAPEELYKKEALQRYEIEEFLPPLKALANMCGMEFAGYVYSGGLSYQSRHDEAKLALMKEKALDHAKRLGELIGKIS
- a CDS encoding DUF5339 domain-containing protein, which codes for MKKSLLVLATLGFALSLNAADLTDTCKSYFSDIDKMVEAYKQAGQEQQVKMYEDQKAQSMKQLAALPKEQQDATCKQAKEMFAQVMDQMKKQGLLK
- the ilvD gene encoding dihydroxy-acid dehydratase — encoded protein: MRSDIIKKGYTRAPHRSLLRATGLKDDDFAKPFIGVANSFIEIIPGHFFLNKYAQILKDEIRKNGCIPFEFNCIGVDDGIAMGHGGMLYSLPSREIIANSIETVMNAHALDALVCMPNCDKIVPGMVMGALRVNVPTVFVSGGPMKKGYTKDGKPIDLATAFEAVGKFETKEIDEAELRDIECNACPSGGSCSGMFTANSMNTLCEAMGIALPGNGTILALTPEREELIRQAARRICQIALDEKFKIRNILNEKAIRNALVVDMAMGGSSNTVLHMLAISREAGVNLDIKELNKISQNIAHIAKISPSLPNVHMEDIGRAGGMNAVIKEISRRDNGMLNLDNLTVSGETLGERVKISDIKDESIIHKVENAYSQVGGLAILFGNLAKQGCVIKTAGIVGERKFSGKAVCFNSQDEAIAGISSGKVDKGDVVVIRYEGPRGGPGMQEMLSPTSLIMGRGLGADVALITDGRFSGATRGLSIGHVSPEAAEGGMIGLLQDGDIIDIDVDKYEINVRLSEAEIAKRRAEFKPIDKPLTSRWLRQYRKLVTNASNGAVLEA
- a CDS encoding ferritin family protein, coding for MRQYETYKCEKCGNEIEVQKVGGGRLTCCGEEMKCITENLTAVNLMKAFAGESQARNKYELYGDLAKEAGYHAIARHFYEAAENEKWHARAEFKKYHEMMNDPIDKMDKNLLDAAAGENYEHTTMYPDFAKIAKEEELRDVERLFNAIGKVEVEHEREYLELKKMLDEEGFFESDEEDIWVCEVCGHVHRGKKAPGACPLCKAPKEYFKREFLG